A portion of the Novosphingobium sp. KA1 genome contains these proteins:
- a CDS encoding cytochrome C biosynthesis protein has product MTWVLVAVLALAVFALAVFVFKVPKGGREAVAAALALGIAGYAAQGTPAQPGAPKDAEEGRSGELGEFFAQARATFSSSVLPPSDRWVVIADGLARHGEYADAAEVLRGTVENEPAEPARDPDVRAYRSDAWLSLGNALVAHAEGQLTPAAAYAYRRAARSDPEAAGPPFFLGLALAQSGKLAEGRALWADLLARAPKDVKWRPILAQQLARLDAFIAAQGGGGGGGGGGGAGQPRSESPNSATPVTSR; this is encoded by the coding sequence ATGACCTGGGTTCTTGTGGCCGTGCTGGCACTGGCCGTTTTCGCGCTGGCCGTCTTTGTCTTCAAGGTTCCCAAGGGCGGGCGCGAGGCGGTGGCCGCCGCGCTGGCGCTGGGTATCGCGGGTTATGCCGCGCAGGGCACGCCCGCGCAGCCCGGTGCGCCCAAGGATGCCGAGGAAGGGCGCTCGGGCGAACTTGGCGAATTCTTCGCGCAGGCGCGCGCCACTTTCAGTTCGAGCGTGCTGCCGCCGAGCGACCGCTGGGTGGTGATCGCCGACGGGCTGGCCCGGCATGGTGAATATGCCGATGCCGCCGAAGTGCTGCGCGGCACCGTCGAGAACGAACCGGCCGAGCCTGCCCGGGATCCCGATGTCCGCGCCTATCGTTCGGATGCCTGGCTTTCGCTGGGCAACGCGCTGGTGGCCCATGCCGAAGGCCAGCTGACCCCGGCGGCGGCCTATGCCTATCGCCGGGCCGCCAGGTCCGATCCCGAGGCGGCCGGTCCGCCGTTCTTCCTGGGCCTGGCGCTGGCGCAGAGCGGCAAGCTCGCCGAAGGCCGCGCGCTCTGGGCGGATTTGCTGGCCCGCGCGCCCAAGGATGTGAAATGGCGCCCGATTCTCGCCCAGCAACTGGCCCGACTGGACGCTTTCATCGCCGCGCAGGGCGGCGGTGGCGGTGGCGGTGGCGGCGGCGGGGCAGGACAGCCCCGTTCCGAATCGCCGAATTCCGCCACTCCCGTCACGTCACGGTGA
- a CDS encoding alpha/beta family hydrolase, which translates to MQTINTIVIVGRTNKARESDAIRSMVNCLHSEGYALHWFESNYRTSYDRMTAWIDRRCPAVSTSNGGKFQRLRRAARLALRLALIACDRHRLDHGYAIRHGIIANEARELGLLLDRMARGSIALITHSAGGIAATRIAEHPAIGAIACFGYPFKHPDNPPEAYRTQHLPGVSKPMLLLQGDRDPYGNDPIALKDRLPSHARITMLACDHDCDRLENSEFERALSTLRALLDGTAARTA; encoded by the coding sequence ATGCAGACCATCAATACCATCGTCATCGTCGGCCGCACCAACAAGGCACGGGAATCCGACGCGATCCGAAGCATGGTCAACTGCCTCCATAGCGAAGGCTATGCGCTGCATTGGTTCGAATCGAACTACCGCACCTCCTACGACCGCATGACCGCATGGATCGATCGCCGCTGCCCGGCCGTCAGCACATCGAATGGCGGTAAATTTCAGCGTCTACGCCGCGCCGCGCGCTTGGCCTTGCGACTGGCGCTGATCGCCTGTGACCGTCATCGCCTGGATCACGGCTACGCCATCCGGCACGGCATTATCGCCAATGAGGCGCGTGAACTCGGCTTGCTGCTGGACAGGATGGCCAGAGGCTCGATCGCACTGATCACCCACTCCGCGGGCGGCATAGCGGCCACACGCATCGCCGAGCATCCTGCGATCGGCGCGATTGCCTGCTTCGGCTATCCATTCAAACACCCCGACAATCCGCCCGAAGCGTACCGCACACAGCATCTGCCCGGCGTGAGCAAACCCATGCTGCTGCTGCAGGGCGACCGGGATCCCTACGGCAATGACCCCATAGCGCTGAAGGACAGGCTGCCCAGCCACGCCCGGATCACGATGCTTGCCTGCGATCACGATTGCGACCGGCTGGAAAACAGCGAATTCGAACGCGCCTTGAGTACATTGCGAGCGCTCCTCGATGGAACTGCCGCCCGCACGGCCTGA
- a CDS encoding potassium transporter Kup, which translates to MSVASSDTAEVPTVIDPATGRKTPAGGHGSGNITKLALGAVGVVFGDIGTSPLYAFRETFVGPHPLAIDELHILGVVSLIFWSMTLVVSVQYVGILMRADNKGQGGSLALVALISGVIRKSRWGPLVVLLGVFATSLFYGDSMITPAVSVLSAVEGLTVVQSDLAPFVLPIALVLLVALFVIQKSGTAKVGALFAPVMVVYFTVLAVLGIYHLVQLPHVLVALNPWYAIQFFMTDKVLGFLALGSVVLAVTGAEALYSDMGHFGRGPLRLSWFGFVMPCLLINYFGQAAMILGLDDASAAEAMENPFFHLAPESLRLPLVILATCATFIASQAVISGAFSITHQAMQLGFIPRLSTRHTSEHEVGQIYIPFVNWALMTGVIVLVLVFQNSSNLASAYGIAVTGAMLIDTCLMSVLLIVLWRWKLWQAIPVIVTFFVVDGAYFAANATKIKDGGWFPLMIGGIAFTLLTTWNKGRRLMRERMTEAALPLNVFAKSAHGSAARVPGTAIFMASTNAGVPSALLHNIKHNKVLHERVVVLTVEVQDVPYVEPSERYSMTELGQGFYRMTLRYGFMEETDVPAALAHNEICGGPFEMMKTSFFLSRQTLVPSSKPGMAIWREKLFAWMMRNAASAMEFFRLPTNRVVELGSQLEI; encoded by the coding sequence ATGAGTGTTGCAAGTTCGGATACCGCTGAGGTCCCGACAGTGATCGATCCGGCTACAGGCCGGAAAACGCCTGCCGGGGGGCATGGCTCCGGAAATATCACCAAGCTGGCGCTCGGCGCCGTCGGGGTCGTCTTCGGCGATATCGGCACGAGCCCGCTTTACGCGTTTCGCGAAACCTTCGTCGGCCCGCATCCTCTGGCGATTGACGAATTGCACATCCTCGGCGTCGTCAGCCTGATTTTCTGGTCGATGACGCTGGTCGTGTCGGTCCAGTACGTCGGTATCCTGATGCGGGCGGACAACAAGGGGCAGGGCGGCAGCCTTGCGCTCGTCGCGCTGATCTCGGGCGTGATCCGCAAGTCGCGCTGGGGCCCGCTGGTGGTGCTGCTGGGTGTCTTTGCGACCTCGCTGTTCTACGGCGATTCGATGATCACCCCTGCCGTCTCGGTGCTCTCCGCGGTCGAGGGCCTGACCGTCGTGCAGAGCGACCTTGCGCCTTTCGTGCTGCCGATCGCGCTGGTGCTGCTGGTGGCGCTGTTTGTCATCCAGAAGAGCGGGACGGCCAAAGTCGGCGCGCTGTTCGCGCCGGTCATGGTGGTCTATTTCACGGTGCTGGCGGTGCTGGGCATCTACCATCTGGTGCAGCTGCCCCATGTGCTGGTGGCGCTGAACCCGTGGTACGCGATCCAGTTCTTCATGACCGACAAGGTGCTGGGTTTCCTCGCACTGGGTTCGGTGGTGCTGGCGGTGACCGGTGCGGAGGCGCTCTATTCGGACATGGGTCACTTCGGCCGCGGTCCGCTGCGTCTCTCGTGGTTCGGCTTCGTGATGCCGTGCCTGCTGATCAACTATTTCGGCCAGGCGGCGATGATCCTGGGTCTCGACGATGCGTCGGCGGCCGAGGCGATGGAGAACCCGTTCTTCCACCTCGCCCCTGAAAGCCTGCGCCTGCCACTGGTGATCCTGGCGACCTGCGCCACCTTCATCGCCAGCCAGGCGGTGATCTCGGGCGCGTTCTCGATCACCCACCAGGCCATGCAGCTGGGCTTCATTCCCCGCCTTTCGACCCGCCACACCAGCGAACACGAAGTCGGCCAGATCTACATTCCCTTCGTCAACTGGGCGCTGATGACCGGCGTGATCGTGCTGGTCCTGGTGTTCCAGAACTCGTCGAACCTCGCCTCGGCCTACGGCATCGCGGTGACCGGGGCGATGCTGATCGACACCTGCCTGATGAGCGTGCTCCTGATCGTGCTGTGGCGCTGGAAGCTGTGGCAGGCGATCCCGGTGATCGTCACCTTCTTTGTGGTCGACGGCGCCTACTTCGCGGCCAACGCGACCAAGATCAAGGATGGCGGCTGGTTCCCGCTGATGATCGGCGGCATCGCCTTCACCTTGCTGACGACGTGGAACAAGGGCCGCCGCCTGATGCGCGAGCGCATGACCGAGGCGGCGCTGCCGCTCAACGTCTTTGCCAAGAGCGCGCATGGCTCGGCCGCACGCGTGCCGGGCACGGCGATCTTCATGGCCTCGACCAACGCCGGGGTGCCTTCGGCGCTGCTGCACAACATCAAGCACAACAAAGTGCTGCATGAGCGTGTGGTGGTGCTGACGGTAGAGGTGCAGGACGTGCCCTATGTCGAGCCCTCGGAGCGTTATTCGATGACCGAGCTGGGCCAGGGTTTCTACCGCATGACGCTGCGCTACGGCTTCATGGAGGAGACCGACGTGCCGGCCGCGCTCGCCCATAACGAGATCTGCGGCGGGCCGTTCGAGATGATGAAGACCAGCTTCTTCCTCTCGCGTCAGACCCTGGTGCCTTCCTCCAAGCCCGGCATGGCGATCTGGCGCGAAAAGCTCTTCGCGTGGATGATGCGCAATGCAGCGAGCGCCATGGAGTTCTTCCGCCTGCCGACCAACCGCGTGGTGGAACTGGGCAGCCAGCTGGAGATCTGA
- a CDS encoding MiaB/RimO family radical SAM methylthiotransferase: protein MTVEVHSLGCRLNISESETLRGLLGGAEDLVVVNSCAVTAEAVRQTRQAIRRARKERPDARLIVTGCAAEVEREMLCAMPEVDGIVANTAKLDPRAWNVPAAPPVRQHRAYTRGFVQVQNGCDHACTFCVIPQGRGPSRSCSVDEVLADIAVHADKGVQEVVLTGVDLTSWGGDLDGSPRLGALCEAILARFPALPRLRLSSIDGAEVDDRLFGLLADEARLMPHVHLSLQHGDDLILKRMKRRHSRADAVTLVSDLKARRPDIAIGADLIAGFPTESEEAHAANLSIVRELDVVHGHVFPYSPRPGTPAARMPAVDGATIRRRAAELREAIAETRARWLAGLVGQPLSVLAERGGTGHAQNYAKVRVPESVPAGTLVRVTPARVVEGILEA from the coding sequence TTGACCGTCGAAGTCCACTCGCTCGGCTGCCGCCTCAATATCTCCGAAAGCGAAACCCTGCGCGGCCTGCTTGGCGGCGCAGAAGACCTCGTTGTCGTCAATTCCTGCGCGGTCACGGCAGAAGCGGTGCGCCAGACCCGGCAGGCGATCCGCCGTGCGCGCAAGGAACGGCCGGACGCGCGCCTCATCGTCACCGGCTGCGCGGCGGAAGTGGAGCGCGAGATGCTCTGTGCGATGCCGGAAGTGGACGGCATCGTCGCCAATACCGCCAAGCTGGACCCGCGCGCCTGGAACGTGCCTGCCGCGCCGCCCGTGCGCCAGCACCGCGCCTATACGCGCGGCTTCGTGCAAGTGCAGAACGGCTGCGACCATGCCTGCACCTTCTGCGTGATCCCGCAAGGGCGCGGCCCCAGCCGCTCCTGCTCGGTGGACGAAGTGCTGGCCGACATCGCCGTCCATGCCGACAAGGGCGTGCAGGAAGTCGTGCTCACCGGCGTCGACCTCACCTCGTGGGGCGGCGATCTCGACGGCTCGCCGCGCCTCGGCGCGCTCTGCGAGGCGATCCTCGCCCGCTTCCCTGCCCTGCCCCGCCTGCGCCTTTCCTCGATCGACGGCGCGGAAGTGGACGACAGGCTGTTCGGCTTGCTTGCCGATGAAGCGCGGCTGATGCCGCATGTCCACCTCTCGCTCCAGCACGGCGACGACCTGATCCTCAAGCGCATGAAGCGACGCCACAGCCGCGCCGATGCCGTGACGCTGGTCAGCGACCTCAAGGCCCGCCGCCCGGACATCGCGATCGGCGCCGACCTCATCGCCGGCTTCCCGACCGAGAGCGAGGAGGCCCACGCCGCCAACCTGTCCATCGTGCGCGAACTCGATGTGGTGCATGGCCACGTCTTCCCCTATTCGCCGCGCCCCGGCACCCCCGCCGCACGCATGCCCGCGGTGGACGGCGCCACCATCCGCCGCCGCGCCGCCGAACTGCGCGAGGCGATTGCCGAAACCCGCGCGCGCTGGCTTGCCGGTCTTGTCGGCCAGCCGCTATCGGTGCTTGCCGAAAGAGGCGGCACCGGCCATGCGCAGAACTACGCGAAGGTCCGCGTGCCCGAGTCCGTTCCGGCCGGCACGCTGGTCCGCGTCACGCCCGCAAGGGTAGTCGAAGGAATACTGGAAGCATGA
- the dapF gene encoding diaminopimelate epimerase, which yields MRIDFTKMHGLGNDFVVLDGRTGALPPIDAAFAAALADRHTGIGCDQLIVLAPSDLGDFQMLIFNADGSQVEACGNATRAVGLLHGRPATIETLGGIVSTTPTDTGISVEMGKPRFGWQDIPLGYAMDTHAMPVAWEELVNPIAVNVGNPHAIFFVEDPYRIDMARLGPLVENDPIFPERVNVNVAAVTARDAITLRVWERGAGLTRACGTGACATAIGAMKRGLVDRKVTVTLPGGPLAIEWRADDVIVMTGPATESFRGSFETADYGIRDKVPA from the coding sequence ATGCGGATCGACTTCACCAAGATGCATGGGCTCGGCAACGACTTTGTCGTGCTCGATGGACGCACCGGCGCACTGCCGCCGATCGACGCGGCCTTTGCCGCGGCGCTGGCGGACCGCCACACCGGCATCGGCTGCGACCAGCTGATCGTGCTGGCCCCGTCCGACCTCGGCGACTTCCAGATGCTGATCTTCAATGCCGACGGCAGCCAGGTGGAAGCCTGCGGCAATGCCACGCGTGCGGTCGGCCTGCTCCATGGTCGCCCCGCCACGATCGAGACACTCGGCGGCATCGTCTCGACCACGCCCACCGACACCGGCATTTCCGTCGAGATGGGCAAGCCACGCTTCGGCTGGCAGGACATCCCGCTCGGCTATGCGATGGACACCCACGCCATGCCGGTCGCCTGGGAAGAGCTGGTCAATCCCATCGCCGTCAATGTCGGCAATCCGCATGCGATCTTCTTCGTCGAGGATCCGTACCGCATCGACATGGCCCGCCTCGGCCCGCTGGTCGAGAACGACCCGATCTTCCCCGAGCGGGTGAACGTCAACGTCGCTGCCGTGACCGCGCGCGATGCCATCACCTTGCGCGTATGGGAACGCGGCGCCGGACTTACCCGCGCCTGCGGCACCGGTGCCTGCGCAACCGCCATCGGCGCGATGAAGCGCGGCCTGGTCGACCGCAAGGTCACCGTCACCCTGCCCGGCGGCCCGCTGGCCATCGAATGGCGTGCGGACGACGTAATCGTGATGACCGGCCCGGCCACCGAATCGTTCCGCGGTTCGTTCGAAACCGCCGACTACGGAATTCGAGACAAGGTCCCCGCTTGA
- a CDS encoding DsbE family thiol:disulfide interchange protein, which yields MSSQTSPGGKPRAPRWAIWLPLALFAGFVVLVSVQLRNPADTNVASTLIGKPMPAFSLPPALPGRPGLDSKAFADGKPHLVNIFASWCIPCGVEAPQLAALAKAGVPIEGISVRDRTEDLQAFLKLNGDPYRRIGADDDGKVQLALGSSGVPETYVIDGRGVIRYQHIGEIRADQVPMILEKLTEAAR from the coding sequence ATGAGCAGCCAAACCTCTCCCGGGGGCAAACCCCGCGCGCCGCGCTGGGCGATCTGGCTGCCGCTGGCGCTGTTTGCAGGCTTTGTCGTGCTCGTCTCGGTGCAATTGCGCAATCCGGCGGATACCAATGTCGCCAGCACGCTGATCGGCAAGCCGATGCCCGCGTTCAGCCTGCCGCCCGCCTTGCCGGGGCGCCCCGGGCTGGACAGCAAGGCATTTGCGGACGGCAAGCCGCACCTCGTCAACATCTTCGCGTCCTGGTGCATCCCCTGCGGGGTCGAGGCGCCGCAACTGGCCGCGCTGGCCAAGGCGGGCGTGCCGATCGAGGGTATTTCCGTGCGCGACCGCACCGAGGACCTCCAGGCTTTCCTGAAGCTTAACGGCGATCCCTATCGCCGCATCGGCGCCGACGATGACGGCAAGGTCCAGCTTGCGCTCGGTTCCTCGGGCGTGCCGGAGACTTACGTGATCGATGGCAGGGGCGTGATCCGCTACCAGCACATCGGCGAGATCCGCGCCGATCAGGTGCCGATGATCCTCGAAAAGCTGACGGAGGCCGCACGGTGA
- a CDS encoding cytochrome c-type biogenesis protein, whose amino-acid sequence MAQEEQSTAPYAYRQLDDPAKEQEAQALMVSLRCLQCQSQSIADSDAPIAGSMRSLVRERIAAGEDPEAIRAWLVERYGDYVSYAPRVTTLTWPLFAVPLALLALAGLLLRGRFRKGGQA is encoded by the coding sequence ATGGCGCAGGAGGAGCAGTCCACCGCGCCCTATGCCTATCGCCAGCTGGACGATCCGGCCAAGGAGCAGGAAGCACAGGCGCTGATGGTTTCGCTGCGCTGCCTGCAGTGCCAGAGCCAGTCGATCGCCGATTCGGATGCGCCGATCGCCGGATCGATGCGCAGTCTCGTGCGTGAACGCATCGCCGCAGGGGAGGATCCCGAGGCGATTCGCGCCTGGCTGGTCGAGCGTTACGGTGATTACGTGAGCTACGCTCCGCGCGTGACCACGCTGACCTGGCCGCTGTTCGCGGTGCCGCTCGCGCTGCTGGCGCTGGCGGGGCTGCTGCTGCGCGGCCGGTTCCGCAAGGGAGGTCAGGCATGA
- the ftsY gene encoding signal recognition particle-docking protein FtsY, producing MNTDGQNPETLGAERDWSDRLFGGFRKTTERLSENLSGIVGKTTLDEAQLDDIEDALIMSDLGPRAAARIRARLAAERFERDADERAIMEVVAREIAEILRPVAKPLDVVAFPRPQVILVIGVNGSGKTTTIAKLAHLFQEQDYSVMLAAGDTFRAAAIGQLGVWADRLGIPLVKGPEGGDPASIVFDAVKAATEQGIDALIVDTAGRLQNKRELMDELSKIRRVLGRLNPEAPHDVVLVLDATNGQNALSQIEIFKEVAGVSGLIMTKLDGTARGGVLVAAAEQYGLPIHAIGVGEKIDDLRPFNPDLLARVIAGIA from the coding sequence ATGAATACCGACGGCCAGAACCCTGAAACACTGGGGGCTGAACGCGACTGGTCCGACCGCCTGTTCGGCGGTTTTCGCAAGACCACCGAACGCCTGAGCGAGAACCTGTCCGGCATCGTCGGCAAGACCACGCTCGACGAAGCGCAGCTCGACGATATCGAGGATGCGCTGATCATGTCGGATCTCGGTCCCCGCGCCGCCGCCCGCATCCGCGCGCGTCTTGCCGCCGAACGCTTCGAGAGGGATGCCGACGAACGCGCGATCATGGAAGTGGTCGCCCGCGAGATCGCCGAGATCCTGCGTCCGGTGGCCAAGCCGCTCGACGTCGTCGCCTTCCCGCGCCCGCAGGTGATCCTGGTCATCGGCGTCAACGGATCGGGCAAGACCACCACGATCGCCAAGCTCGCGCACTTGTTCCAGGAGCAGGACTATTCGGTCATGCTCGCCGCCGGTGACACCTTCCGCGCAGCCGCCATCGGCCAGCTCGGCGTCTGGGCGGACCGCCTGGGCATTCCGCTGGTCAAGGGTCCCGAGGGCGGCGACCCGGCCTCGATCGTGTTCGACGCGGTCAAGGCCGCGACAGAACAGGGCATCGACGCGCTGATCGTCGACACCGCCGGGCGCCTGCAGAACAAGCGCGAACTGATGGACGAGCTGTCCAAGATCCGCCGCGTGCTCGGCCGCCTCAATCCCGAGGCGCCGCACGACGTGGTACTGGTGCTCGACGCCACCAACGGCCAGAACGCGCTCTCGCAGATCGAGATCTTCAAGGAAGTGGCGGGCGTTTCCGGCCTGATCATGACCAAGCTGGACGGCACCGCGCGCGGCGGCGTCCTCGTCGCGGCGGCCGAGCAGTATGGCCTGCCGATCCACGCCATTGGCGTCGGCGAGAAGATCGACGACCTGCGCCCCTTCAACCCGGACCTGCTGGCCCGCGTGATTGCCGGGATCGCCTGA
- a CDS encoding inner membrane-spanning protein YciB: MTTESAAPRKPKSSWVNLVVDFGPLLVFFLAYKHFSPPGDANPVATVTAVIKGTMAFMVATVIALGLSKWRLGHISPMLWLTTVLIVGFGALTVVFHDAFWIQIKPTAVYLMFAGVLFFGLMRGKPMLKVLLQSAFEGLSDEGWLKLSRNWAWFFLFLAVLNTALVFTVSFEAWLQAKLWGFTVLSFVFTFSQLPMVLKHGMGEAAKEEVIENPPHD; the protein is encoded by the coding sequence ATGACCACCGAATCCGCCGCTCCCCGGAAGCCGAAGTCGAGCTGGGTGAACCTCGTCGTCGATTTTGGCCCGCTGCTGGTCTTTTTCCTCGCCTACAAGCATTTCTCGCCGCCGGGAGATGCCAATCCGGTGGCGACCGTCACCGCCGTCATCAAGGGCACGATGGCCTTCATGGTGGCGACCGTGATCGCGCTGGGCCTGTCGAAATGGCGGCTTGGCCATATCTCGCCGATGCTCTGGCTGACGACGGTGCTGATCGTCGGCTTCGGCGCCCTCACCGTGGTGTTCCACGATGCCTTCTGGATCCAGATCAAGCCCACCGCCGTCTACCTGATGTTCGCGGGCGTGCTGTTCTTCGGCCTCATGCGCGGCAAGCCGATGCTGAAAGTCCTGCTCCAGTCCGCCTTCGAGGGTCTCAGCGACGAAGGCTGGCTCAAGCTTTCGCGCAACTGGGCGTGGTTCTTCCTGTTCCTGGCGGTGCTCAACACCGCACTGGTCTTCACCGTCAGTTTCGAGGCCTGGCTTCAGGCCAAGCTCTGGGGCTTCACCGTGCTGTCCTTCGTCTTCACCTTCTCGCAGCTGCCGATGGTTCTGAAGCACGGCATGGGCGAGGCGGCAAAGGAAGAAGTGATCGAGAACCCGCCGCACGACTGA